One region of Corvus moneduloides isolate bCorMon1 chromosome 1, bCorMon1.pri, whole genome shotgun sequence genomic DNA includes:
- the IRX1 gene encoding iroquois-class homeodomain protein IRX-1 isoform X1, translated as MLKCCCRRLCARAPEMSFPQLGYPQYLSASQAVYGSDRPGVLAAAAAAAAAAAAASGRPAGAELGSGSAAVTSVLGMYASPYSAPNYSAFLPYTADLGLFSQMGSQYELKDNPGVHPATFAAHTAPGYYPYGQFQYGDPGRPKNATRESTSTLKAWLNEHRKNPYPTKGEKIMLAIITKMTLTQVSTWFANARRRLKKENKVTWGSRSKDQEDANLFGSDNEGDPEKNEDDEEIDLESIDIDKIDENDGEQSNEEEEEKPELLRQSSEEEHLEKEKDLALSGSEGLKPKDALAMVKEASDNSTRIISPGGPNNLQMPSHSKPKIWSLAETATSPDGALKSSPPPPPPPQVNHTSPQIQHPAFLPSHGLYTCQIGKFHNWTNGAFLTQSSLLNVRSFLGVNHHHAAHHNHHLQAQQQSSVLTATLGALSSEKPSERTSPKHIERENVPRTDSPPQPLKSPFQPVRDNSLAQQEGTPRILTALPSA; from the exons ATGttaaag tgctgctgccgccgcctcTGTGCCCGCGCCCCGGAGATGTCCTTCCCCCAGCTGGGCTACCCGCAGTATCTCAGCGCCAGCCAGGCGGTGTACGGGAGCGACCGGCCCGGGGTGctggccgccgccgccgcagccgccgccgccgccgccgccgcctcgggCCGGCCCGCGGGCGCCGAGCTGGGCAGCGGCTCGGCCGCTGTCACCTCGGTGCTGGGCATGTACGCCAGCCCCTACAGCGCCCCCAACTACAGCGCCTTCCTGCCGTACACCGCCGACctcggcctcttctcccaaatG GGCTCCCAGTACGAGCTGAAAGATAATCCGGGTGTCCACCCTGCTACCTTTGCTGCCCACACTGCCCCTGGCTATTATCCCTACGGACAGTTCCAATACGGGGACCCGGGGCGGCCCAAAAATGCCACCCGGGAGAGTACCAGCACCCTCAAGGCCTGGCTCAACGAGCACCGCAAGAACCCCTACCCCACCAAGGGCGAGAAGATCATGCTGGCCATCATCACCAAGATGACCCTCACCCAGGTCTCCACCTGGTTCGCCAACGCCCGCCGGCGGCTCAAGAAGGAGAACAAGGTGACCTGGGGCTCCAGGAGTAAAGACCAAGAAGATGCAAACCTCTTCGGGAGTGACAATGAGGGGGACCCTGAGAagaatgaagatgatgaggaaaTTGACTTGGAGAGCATAGATATAGATAAAATCGATGAGAATGATGGGGAGCAGAGCaacgaggaagaggaggagaagcctGAGCTCCTGAGACAAAGCAGTGAAGAGGAGCacttggaaaaggagaaggatttGGCACTCTCAGGCTCTGAAGGGCTGAAACCCAAAGACGCTCTGGCCATGGTGAAGGAGGCCTCTGACAATAGCACGAGAATCATTAGTCCTGGGGGACCGAACAATTTACAGATGCCATCTCACAGCAAACCCAAGATTTGGTCTTTGGCAGAGACGGCAACCAGTCCTGATGGTGCCCTGaaatcttctcctcctccaccccctcctccccaggttAACCACACTTCTCCTCAGATCCAGCACCCTGCTTTTCTCCCTAGCCATGGACTCTACACATGCCAGATTGGCAAATTTCACAACTGGACTAATGGGGCTTTCCTTACTCAGAGTTCCCTTCTAAACGTGAGGTCCTTTTTGGGAGTAAATCACCACCACGCTGCTCATCACAATCATCACCTCCAGGCCCAGCAACAATCTTCTGTTTTAACAGCAACCCTGGGCGCCCTAAGCAGCGAAAAACCTTCAGAGAGGACCAGTCCCAAACACATAG aaagagaaaatgtacCAAGAACTGACTCCCCACCCCAGCCGCTAAAATCGCCCTTCCAGCCTGTCCGTGACAA CTCTTTGGCTCAGCAAGAGGGAACACCGAGAATTTTAACAGCTCTCCCTTCTGCTTGA
- the IRX1 gene encoding iroquois-class homeodomain protein IRX-1 isoform X2, translating to MSFPQLGYPQYLSASQAVYGSDRPGVLAAAAAAAAAAAAASGRPAGAELGSGSAAVTSVLGMYASPYSAPNYSAFLPYTADLGLFSQMGSQYELKDNPGVHPATFAAHTAPGYYPYGQFQYGDPGRPKNATRESTSTLKAWLNEHRKNPYPTKGEKIMLAIITKMTLTQVSTWFANARRRLKKENKVTWGSRSKDQEDANLFGSDNEGDPEKNEDDEEIDLESIDIDKIDENDGEQSNEEEEEKPELLRQSSEEEHLEKEKDLALSGSEGLKPKDALAMVKEASDNSTRIISPGGPNNLQMPSHSKPKIWSLAETATSPDGALKSSPPPPPPPQVNHTSPQIQHPAFLPSHGLYTCQIGKFHNWTNGAFLTQSSLLNVRSFLGVNHHHAAHHNHHLQAQQQSSVLTATLGALSSEKPSERTSPKHIERENVPRTDSPPQPLKSPFQPVRDNSLAQQEGTPRILTALPSA from the exons ATGTCCTTCCCCCAGCTGGGCTACCCGCAGTATCTCAGCGCCAGCCAGGCGGTGTACGGGAGCGACCGGCCCGGGGTGctggccgccgccgccgcagccgccgccgccgccgccgccgcctcgggCCGGCCCGCGGGCGCCGAGCTGGGCAGCGGCTCGGCCGCTGTCACCTCGGTGCTGGGCATGTACGCCAGCCCCTACAGCGCCCCCAACTACAGCGCCTTCCTGCCGTACACCGCCGACctcggcctcttctcccaaatG GGCTCCCAGTACGAGCTGAAAGATAATCCGGGTGTCCACCCTGCTACCTTTGCTGCCCACACTGCCCCTGGCTATTATCCCTACGGACAGTTCCAATACGGGGACCCGGGGCGGCCCAAAAATGCCACCCGGGAGAGTACCAGCACCCTCAAGGCCTGGCTCAACGAGCACCGCAAGAACCCCTACCCCACCAAGGGCGAGAAGATCATGCTGGCCATCATCACCAAGATGACCCTCACCCAGGTCTCCACCTGGTTCGCCAACGCCCGCCGGCGGCTCAAGAAGGAGAACAAGGTGACCTGGGGCTCCAGGAGTAAAGACCAAGAAGATGCAAACCTCTTCGGGAGTGACAATGAGGGGGACCCTGAGAagaatgaagatgatgaggaaaTTGACTTGGAGAGCATAGATATAGATAAAATCGATGAGAATGATGGGGAGCAGAGCaacgaggaagaggaggagaagcctGAGCTCCTGAGACAAAGCAGTGAAGAGGAGCacttggaaaaggagaaggatttGGCACTCTCAGGCTCTGAAGGGCTGAAACCCAAAGACGCTCTGGCCATGGTGAAGGAGGCCTCTGACAATAGCACGAGAATCATTAGTCCTGGGGGACCGAACAATTTACAGATGCCATCTCACAGCAAACCCAAGATTTGGTCTTTGGCAGAGACGGCAACCAGTCCTGATGGTGCCCTGaaatcttctcctcctccaccccctcctccccaggttAACCACACTTCTCCTCAGATCCAGCACCCTGCTTTTCTCCCTAGCCATGGACTCTACACATGCCAGATTGGCAAATTTCACAACTGGACTAATGGGGCTTTCCTTACTCAGAGTTCCCTTCTAAACGTGAGGTCCTTTTTGGGAGTAAATCACCACCACGCTGCTCATCACAATCATCACCTCCAGGCCCAGCAACAATCTTCTGTTTTAACAGCAACCCTGGGCGCCCTAAGCAGCGAAAAACCTTCAGAGAGGACCAGTCCCAAACACATAG aaagagaaaatgtacCAAGAACTGACTCCCCACCCCAGCCGCTAAAATCGCCCTTCCAGCCTGTCCGTGACAA CTCTTTGGCTCAGCAAGAGGGAACACCGAGAATTTTAACAGCTCTCCCTTCTGCTTGA